DNA from Pseudocitrobacter corydidari:
AACGGCCCGCTGCAATATCTTCTGATGCCCACTTACCGTATCAACGGTACTGAAAGCCCGATGCTGCTGGAGCCTTATACGCCGAATTTCTTCTGGCTGGCCTGGCAGGCGCGCAGTTTTATGAGCCAGAAATATGGCAAAGAGATCCCGGATAGCGCCGTGTCGCTGGCGATCAATTCACGCACCGGGCGTACGCAAAATCACTTCCACATTCACATCTCTTGTCTTCGCACGGACGTGCGTCATCAACTGGATACGAATATGGCGAAAATCAGCACCCGCTGGTTGCCGCTGCCGGGTGGCCTGCGAGGGAATGAGTATCTGGCGCGCCGTGTCACCGAAAGCGAAATGGTGAAAAGCAGCCCGTTTATGATGCTGGCGGAAGAGGTGCCCGACGCGCGCGACCACATGGGAAGCTACGCGCTGGCGATGGTTCGCTTAAGCGATGAAAGCTTTGTCCTGCTGGCGACGCAGCGTAATTTACTGGCGCTGAATCGCGCGTCAGCCGAGGAAATTCAGGATCATCAATGTGATATTCTGAAGTAACCCTACCCGTTCTGGCGTTTACCTGACGTGCCTGCCGTCGTATTCTTGCTGAAAAAAACGACAGGAGTCAGGTATGTCGCTCTGGTTTTCACATCCTCTGTTCCTTCCATCGCTGGTTGTTGGCATCACCATCATCCTCTGGGCGACTTCGCTGTTGCCTGAATTTATCACCGCGCTTTTATTCTTTACCGTCGCGATGGCGGCGAAAATCGCCCCGCCGGAGGTCATTTTCGGCGGCTTTGCCTCATCGGCCTTCTGGCTGGTGTTCAGCGGTTTTGTGCTCGGCGTGGCGATCCGCAAAACGGGGCTTGCCGACCGGGCGGCGAGGGCGCTGTCGGCAAGGCTGACTGATTCGTGGCTGCGCATGGTGGCGAGCGTGGTGTTGCTGAGTTATGCGTTGGCGTTTGTGATGCCCTCCAATATGGGGCGAATCGCGCTGCTGATGCCGATTGTCGCGGCGATGGCGTCTCGCGCTGGCATTAAAGAGGGCACCCGCCCGTGGTACGGGCTGGCGTTGGCGGTTGGTTTCGGTACGTTCCAGCTTTCCGCTACCATTCTGCCCGCCAACGTACCCAACCTGGTGATGAGCGGCGCGGCGGAAGGCGCATGGGGCATCCACCTGAACTATCTGCCCTATCTGTTGCTGCACACGCCGGTGCTCGGCTGGTTGAAAGGCGCGCTGCTTATCGGGCTGATTTGCTGGCTCTTCCCCGGCAAACCACAGCCACCAAAAGCCGTAGAGGCGGCGCCGCCCATGAGCGGGGCAGAGAAGCGCCTGGCCTGGCTGCTGGCGATCGTGCTAACCCTGTGGGTGACGGAGAGCTGGCACGGCATCGGCCCGGCGTGGACGGGCCTGGCGGCGGCGTGCGTGACGCTGCTACCGCGCGTCGGGTTTATCAGCGGCGAGGAGTTCTCGGCGGGCGTGAACATTCGCACCTGTATTTACGTCGCCGGGATTCTGGGGCTGGCGATTACCGTCACCCAGACGGGCATTGGTGATGCGGTAGGCGAGGCGCTGCTGCGCGTGATGCCGCTCGACCCGGAACGCCCGTTCACCAGTTTTGTCGCCCTGACGGGGATCACGACCGCGCTCAACTTCATTATGACCGCCAACGGCGTGCCGGCGCTCTACACCACCTTTGCGCAAAGTTTTGCTGAGGCGACAAATTTCCCGCTGTTGAGCGTGATTATGATTCAGGTGCTGGGGTATTCCACGCCGCTTCTGCCGTATCAAGCGTCGCCGATTGTGGTGGCGATGGCGTTAGGGAAAGTGCCTGCAAGGGCGGGGATGATGCTGTGTCTGGCGCTGGCGGCGGCGAGTTATCTGCTTCTATTGCCGCTGGATTATCTTTGGTATCAGGTGTTAGGGAAGTTGTAAGTATTTGCCGGATGCGCTGCGCTTATCCGGCCTACATCGTCAGGACTGTAGGCCGGATAAGGCGAAGCCGCCATCCGGCGCGTAAACAGGATTAAGCCTGTTTAGCCGCTTCTGCTGCTTTAACGATCACCGCGAAAGCGTCTGCTTTCAGGGATGCGCCGCCAACCAGCGCGCCGTCGATGTCCGGCTGGGTGAACAGCTCGGCTGCGTTGCTCGCGTTAACGGAACCGCCGTACTGGATGATAACCTGTTCAGCGATTTTCGCGTCAGCTTTAGCAATGTGGTCACGGATAAATTTGTGAACCGCCTGAGCCTGAGCTGGGGTCGCAGATTTGCCAGTACCGATTGCCCATACTGGTTCGTAAGCGATAACCACGCCTTCGAATGCCGCTGCGCCCTGAGTTTTCAGGACTGCGTCGATCTGACGTGCGCACACTTCTTCAGTTTTGCCCGCTTCGTTTTCTGCTTCGGTTTCACCGATACACAGAACCGGAGTCAGACCCTGTTCTTTCAGCACGGCGAATTTTTTCGCGATCAGTTCGTCAGACTCTTTGTGGTAAGTACGACGCTCAGAGTGACCGATAATGATGTACTGTGCGCCAAGGTCTTTCAGCATGGCAGCAGACGTTTCACCGGTGAACGCGCCAGACAGGTTCAGGTCAACGTTCTGCGCGCCCAGCATGATGTGGCTGCCTTCAGCTTCACGCTTCGCCATATCGATGTACAGTTCCGGCGGCGCGATCGCTACGCCACAACCCGCAACACCTGCCAGTTCTTTACGCAGGTTAGAAAGCAGTTCGTGAACCATGTGGCGGCTGCCGTTCAGTTTCCAGTTACCCATCACTAATGGATGTCGCATTTTAATTCTCCACGCTTGTTAGCGAATTAAGGAATATGGCCGCCCGAGTGGGCGGCATGGTCTGTGAATCAGTATAGAGAGTGTTCATCCTGAAGGCTTTGCTTTTTATCATTTATTCGCCTCCTTCAAGATTTTCAGATAGCGCCAGCTTAATCGGTTCAACAGCGAAGGTCAGCCCTTTTTCGCCATTATCTGCGACAACATAACGAATCGCGCCTTCGCTGGTGGTGAAGTAATGCTTCCCTTTGCCTTGTGCCAGTAACTTTTGCAGTTTCTGCTGGCTCTGCGCTTTGGTGAGCGTCGGGGTAAACAGACGCAACACCGCCGTCATGTATTCCAGCGCTTTGGCTTTCGCCGACTTTTGTTCCGGGCCGGGAATAGGCAGCCAGGTTATCTGCATCGACTTGATTTTCAGCGTTCCGCGTTCGAGCGCGGTGGACGCATACAGATTTTCGTTAATTTTACTCGCCGCGCGCGTCAGGTTGAGCTTATCGCGGCTGGAAGAAATCGAACGAAACTCACTGAGGGGCAGCGACGGGTTATCAATATTAAACCGCTCGCGGAACTGACTGATGGAGAGATCGAACGTGGGCGCGCCGGAAAGCAAATAGGGCGCGGTGGTATCCGGAGACTCAACGGCAAACGCGAAGCGGCCAGCGCTCAGGGCGATAACGCCTGCAAGACACACAGAGATCCACTTCTTCATGTTGGTCGTCCTCATATTCTCCAGCAGACGATTAAAACGGGAACGGCCTCGCTTGTCAAAAAGAGAGGGTTTCAGGGTACACTACGCCGCATGATGAGAATAAGGAATCAGACATGACCCTACAGCAATGGTTGTTTTCAATTAAGGGCCGCATTGGTCGCCGTGATTTCTGGATCTGGATGGGGATCTGGCTGCTGGCGATGGTGATTCTGTTTACGCTGGCTGGCGGCGAGATGCTCAGCATTCAGACCGCGGCGTTTATCCTGGTTTGCCTGCTGTGGCCAACGGCGGCGGTCACGGTGAAGCGTCTGCACGATCGCGGTAAATCCGGCATCTGGGCCCTGCTGATGGTGCTGGCGTGGATGCTGTTGGCCGGTAACTGGGCGATGCTGCCGGGCGTCTGGCAGTGGGGCGTGGGGCGATTCATTCCGACGCTGATTATCGTGATGATGCTGATTGACCTGGGCGCGTTTGTCGGCACCCAGGGGGAAAACAAGTACGGTAAAGATACGCAGGACGTAAAATACCGCTGATTACCAGTAATGTTCCGCCGTCATGTGGCCTGGGCGGCGGCGCAGATGTTTGGTCATCTGGCGGGTATCTTTCAGCAACTGCTGGGTATCGCGCACCATCTGCGGGTTTCCGCATAACATCACGTGGCTGGTTTCGGCGTTCATCGGCAGGCCAACCGCCTCTTCCAGCGCACCGCTTTCAATCAATGCGGGCACGCGTCCGGTCAGGGAATCCGCCACCGTTTCGCGACTGACCACGGTTTTTATGCGCAACTTTCCTTCGTAGCGTTTCTCAAGCTCCTGCATCAACGGCAGATAACTTAAGTCGGCGGCAAAGCGCGCGGCGTGAACCAGCACGATATTTTTAAAGCGCTCTAAATCTTTCCCTTCCTGCAAAATCGACAGATACGGGCCAATCGCCGTGCCGGTTGCCAGCATCCACAGGGTTTCGCAGTCTGGCACTTCATCCAGCACAAAGAAGCCTGCCGCTTCACTGACAATCTGTACATCATCACCCGGCTTCAGCGCGGCGAGGCGCGGGCTCAATTTTCCCTCTGGTACGGTGACCAGATAGAACTCAAGATCGGGATTGCTGGGGGCGTTAACGTAGGAGTAGGCGCGCTGCACGCGCTCGCCGTCGACATCCAGACCCAATTTGGCAAACTGCCCGGCGGTGAAGGGATTAACGGGGGCGTGAACGGTGAGGCTAAACAGTGCATCGGTCCAGAAATGCACCTTTGTGACTTTACCTGTTACCCAATCGGCCATGATCGTCTCCTCTGCGCGTTATTATCCTATCTTCGCTGTGTCGGGAGAAGATTTCCAGCCCCGCGGGGCCGGAAAGCTCAATTGAACAAATGATTTACAGGATGTGATTCTGGATCTCAGGGTCTTTGCGATCGAGATAATGAATCGACTGAATGCGGCGAATAGTGCGTGATTTTCCGCGGATCAGCAGCGTCTCGGTGGTGGCGATATTGCCTTTGCGGCTGATACCGTCCAACAGGTCGCCTTTGGTGATACCGGTGGCAGAGAAAATAACGTTGTCGCTGCGTGCCATATCGTCCAGCGTCAGCACTTTCCCGGCTTCGATACCCATTTCGTGGCAACGACGCAGTTCGTCTTCGCCAATACGGCGGTTCTCATCGCTGTCGCCTTTCACGTGATGACGCGCCAGCAGGCGGCCATGCATATCGCCATCCAGCGCGCGGATCACCGCCGCAGAGACCACGCCTTCCGGCGCGCCGCCGATACCGTAAAGCACATCAACTTCGCTGTCCGGCATGCAGGTCAGAATGGACGCCGCGACATCACCATCAGGAATGGCAAACACGCGCACGCCCAGTTTCTGCAACTCGGCAATCACCGTATCGTGGCGCGGTTTTGCCAGAATGGTAACCGTCAGCTCTTCAAATGGTTTATTCAGCGCGCTTGCGATATTGCGCAGGTTTTCTTCCAGCGGCTTGTTGAGGTCGATAACGCCTTTCGCGCCCGGCCCGACAATCAGCTTCTCCATGTACATATCCGGCGCGTTCAGGAAGCAGCCTTTATCGCCCACTGCCAGCACCGCCAGCG
Protein-coding regions in this window:
- a CDS encoding CDP-diacylglycerol diphosphatase, whose translation is MKKAGYLILAIIVIALAAGAGYWKWAGNPNALRTIVFEQCLPGQLQHQNPAPCADVKPDAGYVVFKDRNGPLQYLLMPTYRINGTESPMLLEPYTPNFFWLAWQARSFMSQKYGKEIPDSAVSLAINSRTGRTQNHFHIHISCLRTDVRHQLDTNMAKISTRWLPLPGGLRGNEYLARRVTESEMVKSSPFMMLAEEVPDARDHMGSYALAMVRLSDESFVLLATQRNLLALNRASAEEIQDHQCDILK
- a CDS encoding SLC13 family permease produces the protein MSLWFSHPLFLPSLVVGITIILWATSLLPEFITALLFFTVAMAAKIAPPEVIFGGFASSAFWLVFSGFVLGVAIRKTGLADRAARALSARLTDSWLRMVASVVLLSYALAFVMPSNMGRIALLMPIVAAMASRAGIKEGTRPWYGLALAVGFGTFQLSATILPANVPNLVMSGAAEGAWGIHLNYLPYLLLHTPVLGWLKGALLIGLICWLFPGKPQPPKAVEAAPPMSGAEKRLAWLLAIVLTLWVTESWHGIGPAWTGLAAACVTLLPRVGFISGEEFSAGVNIRTCIYVAGILGLAITVTQTGIGDAVGEALLRVMPLDPERPFTSFVALTGITTALNFIMTANGVPALYTTFAQSFAEATNFPLLSVIMIQVLGYSTPLLPYQASPIVVAMALGKVPARAGMMLCLALAAASYLLLLPLDYLWYQVLGKL
- the tpiA gene encoding triose-phosphate isomerase; translation: MRHPLVMGNWKLNGSRHMVHELLSNLRKELAGVAGCGVAIAPPELYIDMAKREAEGSHIMLGAQNVDLNLSGAFTGETSAAMLKDLGAQYIIIGHSERRTYHKESDELIAKKFAVLKEQGLTPVLCIGETEAENEAGKTEEVCARQIDAVLKTQGAAAFEGVVIAYEPVWAIGTGKSATPAQAQAVHKFIRDHIAKADAKIAEQVIIQYGGSVNASNAAELFTQPDIDGALVGGASLKADAFAVIVKAAEAAKQA
- a CDS encoding YiiQ family protein, which produces MKKWISVCLAGVIALSAGRFAFAVESPDTTAPYLLSGAPTFDLSISQFRERFNIDNPSLPLSEFRSISSSRDKLNLTRAASKINENLYASTALERGTLKIKSMQITWLPIPGPEQKSAKAKALEYMTAVLRLFTPTLTKAQSQQKLQKLLAQGKGKHYFTTSEGAIRYVVADNGEKGLTFAVEPIKLALSENLEGGE
- a CDS encoding DUF805 domain-containing protein is translated as MTLQQWLFSIKGRIGRRDFWIWMGIWLLAMVILFTLAGGEMLSIQTAAFILVCLLWPTAAVTVKRLHDRGKSGIWALLMVLAWMLLAGNWAMLPGVWQWGVGRFIPTLIIVMMLIDLGAFVGTQGENKYGKDTQDVKYR
- the fpr gene encoding ferredoxin--NADP(+) reductase encodes the protein MADWVTGKVTKVHFWTDALFSLTVHAPVNPFTAGQFAKLGLDVDGERVQRAYSYVNAPSNPDLEFYLVTVPEGKLSPRLAALKPGDDVQIVSEAAGFFVLDEVPDCETLWMLATGTAIGPYLSILQEGKDLERFKNIVLVHAARFAADLSYLPLMQELEKRYEGKLRIKTVVSRETVADSLTGRVPALIESGALEEAVGLPMNAETSHVMLCGNPQMVRDTQQLLKDTRQMTKHLRRRPGHMTAEHYW
- the glpX gene encoding class II fructose-bisphosphatase, whose translation is MRRELAIEFSRVTEAAALAGYKWLGRGDKNVADGAAVNAMRIMLNKVNIDGTIVIGEGEIDEAPMLYIGENVGTGKGDAVDIAVDPIEGTRMTAMGQANALAVLAVGDKGCFLNAPDMYMEKLIVGPGAKGVIDLNKPLEENLRNIASALNKPFEELTVTILAKPRHDTVIAELQKLGVRVFAIPDGDVAASILTCMPDSEVDVLYGIGGAPEGVVSAAVIRALDGDMHGRLLARHHVKGDSDENRRIGEDELRRCHEMGIEAGKVLTLDDMARSDNVIFSATGITKGDLLDGISRKGNIATTETLLIRGKSRTIRRIQSIHYLDRKDPEIQNHIL